DNA from Lagenorhynchus albirostris chromosome 15, mLagAlb1.1, whole genome shotgun sequence:
AGCTGTGGGCCTGcctctttgggggtggggggagggtcccCTGTCCACTCACCAGTACTTCAGAGGAAATTTCTTCCTTGGAAATCCAGACTGATGCCCTCAAAAGGTTGTCAGGAGAAATCTTTGGACAGGGATCTGTGCggaggaaaggagggtagggGACTCAGATCCGCGGCCTTCCCTGTCTCCTCTGCTCCCCTGACTCCGGGCCTCTCGCTGGCTGCTGTGATTCTCCGGAGCCTGTTTCTTTAGAGGGAGAGCAGATGCAGGCACTACACTCACACCTCAGAATAACCAAGAGTCCATGGACAGGGTGTGCCTGGGGTACCCCTACACCCTGATATTCAAGGCCCAAGTTTGTCCCATAATGCTCACTGTGGTGAGCAGTGTCCCCCACCCTCACCTTCAAATACGATCATTtacttggggagggggagaggagggcaggggcaCCTGGCAGAGCACCAGCCACTCTCTCTTCCGGCCCTCCAAAGGGGCCGCCATGCAGCTGGCGGAGGGCTCCTTCAGTCCCACTCTGCAGGGAGGCAGGCTGTCCACTGCTGGTTCCCAGGCTGGTGAGCTGGGTAGTCCATTTGTGGTTCCAATAGCCTGGAGAGAAGTGTCCTGAGGCCCCTCAGGGAACAGGGCCTGTGGGCCCTGGGAGCTGGCCGCTCCCCAAAGGGCAGGGACCCTGCGTCTTGTCATCGGAGCTTGATCTCAAAGCAGAGACAGTTGAGGCTCTGGCAGTCAGGAGGCTGGCACGCACAGGCACAGTCACAGAGCGGGCAGCAGCAAGGGCAGCGAGGGGCCCAATCCTGAGGGAGAGGAGAACGGGGTGAGGGAGttgggcaggaggaagggggacCAGAGCCTGAAGCTGTTTCCTTCTCAGGGGAGAAGGGAACAGAGTGGCCTGCAAGGTCCCATTTGCCCAGTGGATCAGAGGGTGCCATTCACCATTCTTGGGAACAAATCAATTCTTTctgctgttgagaaatcagcaAGGAGGCAATGTTCCTAACAGCTGGGTTCAGGAGCTGGAAGAAATCATTCGGTGGGCGGTGGGgggtcctttctttcttcccatcttatggatgaggagactgaggaccAGAGGACAGCTGGCCCTGGACCCACGCTTAGGTCACAATGTTCAGCTCAGAGATGTTTCTCTTATAACACGCAATTGAAAGTCGTTAGACTgggaaagcacacacacactgtctATGATAAAAACAACTTGTTGGTTTTGTGGATTTCTTCCTTGGCCTGAGACGAAGCTGGATCTCATTCATCCTCtatttctgagcacctactctgtgccaggcacagacTATGTtcatgaatgatttttaaaatctagttttcCTTAAAAATGGTAATTtgcagatttaattttttaatgtttaaaaggaGTTACATCTCTTTTATTTATCAGAACCTTGAGTAGAGGGCCTCTTTACAAAGAGGAAAcggaggttcagagaggggagTGATCGTGCAAAGGAATACAACGAAGGAGTGGGGCTGGGATGGGTCTGGGCCTGCCTGCTCCCAGTCCTGAGATGCCCCCTGACCAACTGCTTCCCAGGGGCATGAATAGCAGCTTCTTTCAGGGTCTGCTAAGGCAGGGACAGTTCCTCTCCCGTCTCCACTGAGCTACCAGGGGACTCACGCTCAGCAGGTGTCTGAGATACAGatgaatgttgaatgaatggatcaaTCAAAGCATATCATTTTCCCCTCTTTaggcaaagaaggaagaagagggctTCTCATCTCCCAGGGGAGACAGAAGGTCTGCCTCTTGGGGAATAGGAACAGCAAGTCCTTAGGAAGGGAGAACCGGTCTACTCCGACCCACTCCTCTTCTGCCCTGGGACACGGATGATCTGTCACCGCTGCAGGCAGGGACTGGAGTCAGGCCAAGTGGCTGGAATAGGACCCACCCAGGATGTGTGACAAGGCTGGCTCCTTGAGGCCTAAGGCAGAGTTAGTGACAGTCACAGTTGCACAGCTCAATCAGACACCGGGCCAAGCCAGGAATAGGGGAATGACCTTTAGAAGAGCTGAGGTTTCGGGGTGCAGTGTCCGATGACTGGTGAGATCAGATATCACCAGGGGCTCCGGTGAGGGGAGGGCATCTGCTCCTGCTAAAAGAATTGTCTCTCTAGAAAGAGGTAGAAGTATATCATGGTGGAGGGGAGAGAGCGAGGTGGCTTCCTTGTGTTTGATGGGGGTGTGGTTTGGGGTGTCTCTGGGGAGTCCCAGTCTGGGCTGAAGTCAACTCTGTGGGTTTTTGGAGGACTTGCAGCGTCATTCTGTGCGCAGAATTGGGGGCTGAGAGAGGTCCCACTGCTCTCGCTTCAGAGAAGAGGgtattaaaagcattttttggCTCTGCCCCCTGGAAGGGTTTGGCTCTAGTTGTTAATAACTAGCTAATGGATATCTCGACTCTCACAGGCAGCCTTGTGGCTTCTGGAAGGAATCTGCTTTTTAAGTACATTAAACAAGGGCTCCACATGACTGTTAAGCCCTGTGTTTCTCTAGGCCTGTAGTTTTTcactctgatttctttcactttgaGGTTGTGAAGGCCAGCCATCGTTACTGTTTGGAGCTCAGGGTTTGAATCTAGTTCAGGCCCAGGTGTGGCTAATTCATgacttgtgcctcagtttcctcatctctgaaatatattttaaatataacacctacttcacagggtcaCTGTGGGGAATCAGTGGAAGGCACGAAGCACGGTGCCTGGTAGGGAGGGAGCTCTCAGCAAAAGGGAGCTCCTCTGTCACAGCGCTTTTCCCTCAGCAATAGCTCTTAACCCTGGTGGTATGTGTCAGTCGTGTAAGAACTTGTTAAAGATTCGCAAATTCCGATCCCATTCCAGATCTGCTGGGCATGGGGCCTGGATGCCTGGCTTCCCATTTAAGCCTCGTTCCAGCTTCTGATCACACAAGAGGCTGAGAACCAACCACTGCCCTGGATTGCATCATTTCTCACCCTCGATTCAGAATGTGAGGCAATTTCTCACATTGCCTACTTATTTCTCTGTCCTTTGCGGGAATGTAAGCCCCGTGGTGGCCGTGTCTACCTTGTTTCCACTGCGCCCCCAAGGCTCAGCACAGTGCCTCAACAGTGACTCCATAAATCTTccataagtgaataaataaatgaatgaatgaattaggtcCTCATGACATACCTGTGAAAGAAGTAACATAGGCAGGTTTCTCCCTGCGAGAAAGAGAAGCCTGGGTTTGTGTCTCCACCCAGGCTTTAGGcctctgtaagcctcagtttctacagCTGTGAAGAAGCCAAGAGATTTGGAATATTTGTGGTGGCTATTGTTActataaggaaactgaagaacaCAGAGGCCTTACTGTGCTTTGTGGAAAGACAGCTCAAGGAAAGAATGACCATTCGTCATTCTAGAATCCTTCCTGGCTCTGGCAGAAGCCAGGTAGGATCAGGACCTGAGGTCTCCAGCTTGGACGCCCTGCAGCCCTGGAGGCGGCAGTGGGAGGAGCCAGTCCCTCCTGACAGCGCACCTCACTTTCaaggaggaagagaggcctcTGACTCTTCCCTCCCCGCGGACAGAAGGTGAAGGGAGTGGTGTCCCCAGGAGAGGGGGCCAGAAATCATTGTGCAATTGAGCATTTCTTATAGAATAGGAGGTTTGAGGACCCAGGGTCTTCTCCTTTTGCCCCTTTGTCCCCctagccccagccctgggccccatCTCCAGGCTATCCCTGGGAAACCAGACGCAGATTACCTGAAAGAGGAGAACTCCTTGCcccataatttattttgaaactcaAAACATCTTGCAGGGATTTGCAACTGCAGTCTGCCCAAGTTACGAATTTGCTTGGTCTTTTCCCCTCACTCTTCCCTCCCTGGGGAAGGTCCCCACTTCAAGGGCAGGAGCTTTGCTGTCTACATCTCTGAGCCCAAAATCATCAGAGCCTAGGAAGGTGGTCAATTACACTTAACATGTGGCTTTAAAGCCACAAATGCAAAATTGGCCTGTCCTCTGTGAGCCAGGCTTCTCCCTGAGGGTTCTGTTTCAACACATGAAGGAGCAATTTGCTGTGCAAGACTCTACTGTGGAATGCTGGAAAAGTGACTAAATTTCCCCGAGCCAATTTATTCCCCTGCAAAAGGAGGATAAAAACATGGATAGGTAACCAAGGTGTGATGCCACGTTAAAAAGGGCAAGTGGCAGATGTGAGGAAATAGTCTGTGTGGTATATGTGGTATGACTACATTTTTACCAATAGTAAAATACAACAGTGATAGTACTGTATGTGTATTAGTATATGAGGGACATACACCAAATGTAGCAACCTTGGTTAGAGAGCTAGTTTATAAAGTGACTTGTACTTTCTATGTATTTCTACATGCACActtggtaattaaaaaaatacatatagataggtttttaaaaatatccagctCTCGGGGTTGTTAATCAGGTAGCACAGTATCTAGAACATCGTATTTACTCTGCAAACAGAAGGAGCTCTGTgaggggctgtcttttcttttaACTACCATTTTCAGAAGTAGAAATGTGCCCTACATGTTACATACATTACCTTTCTCCAGATGCTGCCCTATTTTCCTTTCTCCAAGTAGCTTTCATTACCAGAAAATATCTGATATGTTGTTTTTGGCTGTCTCCACCTGACCCAGTACCTGGAACTGTGCCTGGCCTAGAATAGGTACTCAGTAATAAATTTTGTTGAACCAAAAAATGAatgcagggctttcctggtggtgcagtgattgagagtccggctgccgacgcaggggacgcgggttcgtgccccggtccggaggatcccgcatgccgcggagcggctgggcccgtgagccatggcggctaagcctgcgcgtgcggagcctgtgctccgcaatagtagaagccacggcagtgagaggcccgcgtaccgaaaaaaaaataataataatgcacagAGAGTACCAAGATCAGGACTCACGGGCCAGAACGAGAACTCACAGATTCGGCGGGCTGGGGGCAGCAGGCATCCAGGtagtgggctgggctgggcagaggAAAGTCACAGGCTTCTGCGCAGGTCCAGCAACAGTCTTGGGGCCTGGAGGCGCCTTGCTTCCTGCAGGGGGAGCTGCAGTCTGTGCAGCAGCCCCGGGCCTAAGAGAAGGCAGGGCTCAAGCTCTGGGCCAGGCGGCAGGTAGGGAGGTACAGCCAAGACTCAGTTTTGGGGAGAGGGGCAGCAGAAGGTTCAGCTGAGGACGAGAAGAGGATCTCCTGGTCCCACGAAAGGGACAGATGCGGGGACTAAATGGCAAAGGTGTCTCAGGGTAAGGGCCTACAAATGAGGGGAAAAATTGACCAGGttcctcctcccccaggcccACCCTTCAGCCCCCACCAGGCCCCTCACCAGCAGACAGTGCCTAGTCAGCAGCACTAGGCCCAGCAGCAACAAATAGATGCCCACAGCGAGGACGACAATGGCAGGGATGGGGAGCAGCAGGGAGGGGCTGCTGACGGGAGCCGGGGTTGGATTCCACGGGCTAGAGGAGGCCTGGACAGCACAGGAGGAAGGGGTGATGAGGAGATGCGGAGGGGCTGCAGGGACACAGAAATACCAGGAGGGACACGGGAGGTGGCTGGGAAAAGGGGAGGAACAGCCACCAGGTGGTGGGGAGAGAGTGAATAGGACTACACTGTCTTGTCCCCAAACCTGCCTTTTCTTTTGTCATCCCCATTTCAGCACCATCGAGGACCTGTTGGTCATTCTAGACTTTTCCAAGATTTATTGCCTTTCCTTTCAGAATGCCTCTCCAAACAGATCTATTGTCTCTGCTTCCACTGCACTACTTTACCATCCCTCAGCCCACAGTACTGGCCTCTAACTGTCTTGCAACCTGCAGTTGTGACCCTTTCCACACCAGCTGTCCtgcgtatccctccctcccttgcggTCCATCAATGGCTCCCACCGACTCAGTCCAAACTTCTTATCTCAGCGACAAAGGCCTCAATCtggccctgcctacctctccctctcccccattaCACTCCAGCCATACTGAAGTCCTAGCAGTTCCCCAAATGCCCTGGCCTCTCTCTCACGCCCACCTCTCTgcccatgctgttccttctgcctgggatgccttttcttctctgttgctTGGCTAGCTCCTCATCTTGCCAGAGTGGGATGTGCCCTTCCATGGGAAGGCCGTCCCTGCAACTCTCTTTCTGTCTCACAGCTCTTGTCCTGAGCTGGAAGGGTCTATGTTGGGTAAAGAGCCCCCTCTCCAGTCCAGGCTCCAAGGCAGGCAAAGTCAGGGTGAGTGGAGGGCGCTGAGGGGGCCGCTCCAGAGAGGGGTAGGACTCACGTCCATTGGGCAGGACAGCGCCAGTCAGTCcaggagctgcagaggagagAAAGTCCTGGGCCTCAGACACTGAGAGGGGCCATTAGCCGGGGATGCCCGTTCTCCTCCTCCCATTTCCcgtttggggaaactgaggcccaacgACGGTCCCTGGTCCGGACAGCGATGATGGGGACTCGGGGCAGCGCCTCCTTCGAAGGCCCCAGCCCGACCCTGGCCACATCCTACCGTTGTCCCCAAACCCCGGGCTCCCTCCATCGACTATCCCCATCACCTGCGCCCTCGGGGCCGCGGGCAGTTCACGGATTCCGCTCCTTGTTTGCTCCAATCGGCCGCAGCTACTGCACCGCCCAGAAGCCTCCCGCAGCTTCTTCCTGTTGTCATGGGGATCAGAGCGCCGCTACTACGGTGGCCGCTCAGACCCAAAATTCCTTCTACGCGCCCCTCGTTTCCCTTTTCCAGTCTGTGGACGCCCGCTCTTCTTTCTAGTCGATGTCCGCTGGGCTTTGCGGCAGTTACCGAGTAGAAATGGCGAGAGTTCCCGCCGCTACCCGCCTGGCTCGGATCCTCATCGTGTGCTGGGTCCTGCGGCGCTGCAAAAGCAAGCCTGAACCCCCGGGCTACACCGccaactggctgtgtgacttcggCCAAATCACTGCGCCTCACTGAGTCcattttcccctctgtaaaaCGGGGAAACGCCTGCCTCCCAGGGATATTGTAAAACTCAGAGACACTTCTTAATTGTATAGAATTATCCTCAGTAATTTTTCAACCTGACCCCCCACTCATTTTTATTGACAGTGCCCAAATTTAAGAGCCATCATCTGGTCTCTTCAACCTTCACATCATTATCAAAGTGATTTCCTCCCACCCACGTCAGATCttgtgccttttttctttttaaaaaaataaatttattaatttaatttatttatttttggctgcattgggtcttcgttgatgcgcgTGGGTTTCCTCTGGTTggagtgagcgggggctactcttcgttgcggtgcgcgggcttctcactgcggtggcttctcttgttgcggagcatgggctctagacacgcaggcttcagtagttgtggcacccagggtcagtagttgtggctcttgggctctagagcgcaggctcagtagttgtggttcacgggcttagttgctccgcggcatgtgggttcttcccggaccagggctcaaacccgtgtcccatgcattggcaggcggattctttttttttttttgaattttattttatttatttttttatacagcaggttcttatcagtcatcaattttatacacatcagtgtatacatgtcaatcccaatcgcccaattcagcacaccaccatccccaccccccccacccctgccgtggctttccccccttggtgtccatacgtttgttctctacatctatgtctcaacttctgccctgcaaaccggttcatctgtaccatttttctaggttccacatacatgcgttaatatacgatatttgtttttctctttctgacttacttcactccgtatgacagtctctagatccatccacgtctcaacaaatgactcaatttcattcctttttatggctgagtaatattccattgtatacatgtaccacatcttcttcatccattcgtctgtcgatgggcatttaggtttcttccatgacctggatattgtaaatagtgctgccatgaacattggggtgcatgtgtctttttgaattatggttttctctgggtatatgcccagtagtgggattgctgagtcatgtggtaattctatttttagttttttaaggaacctccatactgttctccatagtggctgtatcaatttacattcccaccaagaatgcaagagggttcccttttctccacaccctctccagcatttattgtttgtagattttctgatgatgcccattctaactggtgtgaggtgatacctcactgtagttttgatttgcatttctctaatagtgatgttgagcagcttttcatgtgcttcttggccatctgtatgtcttctttggagaaatgtctatttaggtcttctgcccatttttggattgggttgtttctttctttactattgagctgcatgagttgtttatatattttggagattaatcctttgtccgttgattcgtttgcaaatattttctcccattctgagggttgtcttttcgtcttgtttatggcttcctttgctgtgcaaaagcttttaagtttcattaggtcccatttgtttatttttggttttatttccatcactccaggaggtggat
Protein-coding regions in this window:
- the LOC132505556 gene encoding late cornified envelope-like proline-rich protein 1 isoform X2 → MDARGCCTDCSSPCRKQGASRPQDCCWTCAEACDFPLPSPAHYLDACCPQPAESDWAPRCPCCCPLCDCACACQPPDCQSLNCLCFEIKLR
- the LOC132505556 gene encoding late cornified envelope-like proline-rich protein 1 isoform X1, with protein sequence MDASSSPWNPTPAPVSSPSLLLPIPAIVVLAVGIYLLLLGLVLLTRHCLLARGCCTDCSSPCRKQGASRPQDCCWTCAEACDFPLPSPAHYLDACCPQPAESDWAPRCPCCCPLCDCACACQPPDCQSLNCLCFEIKLR